One stretch of Lacimicrobium alkaliphilum DNA includes these proteins:
- a CDS encoding BadF/BadG/BcrA/BcrD ATPase family protein, whose amino-acid sequence MKSDYILGVDGGGSKTTARLVHLASGKSWEGRAAASSLSLGLTRSVAVILELARELAFRADCELEQLCVVCGLAGAGERSLANQAHEAMESYFARLEVMTDARTSAYGANGGEPVAVVALGTGSVAMLLDEQGNETMIGGWGLLVGDEGGGARLGVNAINAMLWELDTLGQPESEVGKWLCSQLGNNRSAILYWLRHATATQFAGLVPGIIERLERCQQAKALFESHMQAVERLISATGEHLPVVLTGGLAQISARHLSEPLRARIIPARGNSLDGACILAESLMQPSSSALLTGESEL is encoded by the coding sequence ATGAAATCGGATTATATTCTCGGGGTCGATGGCGGTGGCAGCAAAACCACTGCCAGGCTGGTGCATTTAGCCAGCGGAAAAAGCTGGGAGGGACGGGCCGCCGCATCCTCTTTATCACTGGGGCTGACCCGCTCGGTGGCGGTTATTTTAGAGCTGGCCAGGGAGCTGGCATTCAGGGCCGATTGTGAACTGGAACAGCTCTGTGTGGTATGTGGTCTCGCCGGTGCCGGAGAAAGGAGTCTGGCCAATCAGGCCCATGAGGCGATGGAGTCTTATTTTGCCCGTCTTGAAGTGATGACCGATGCCCGTACTTCAGCCTACGGGGCCAATGGCGGGGAGCCGGTGGCCGTAGTGGCATTGGGTACCGGTTCAGTGGCCATGCTGCTGGACGAGCAGGGTAATGAAACCATGATCGGTGGATGGGGACTGCTGGTGGGTGATGAAGGTGGTGGTGCCAGGCTTGGCGTCAATGCTATCAATGCCATGCTGTGGGAACTGGATACCCTGGGACAACCTGAGTCAGAGGTTGGAAAATGGTTGTGCAGTCAGCTTGGTAATAACCGCTCTGCGATTCTGTACTGGTTACGTCATGCTACTGCGACGCAGTTTGCCGGCCTGGTGCCAGGTATTATTGAACGCCTGGAGCGTTGTCAGCAGGCAAAAGCCCTGTTTGAAAGCCATATGCAGGCGGTTGAACGACTAATCAGTGCCACTGGTGAGCATCTGCCCGTAGTCCTTACCGGAGGACTGGCCCAAATCAGTGCCAGACACTTAAGTGAGCCATTGCGCGCACGTATTATTCCAGCCAGAGGAAATTCTCTGGATGGGGCCTGCATTCTGGCCGAGAGCCTGATGCAGCCTTCTTCATCCGCTCTTTTGACAGGAGAGTCTGAATTATGA
- the murQ gene encoding N-acetylmuramic acid 6-phosphate etherase, protein MSEKGNDCIQTESVLLQQLDTMVSEGRNPDTLDIDLLNTEAILQKINAEDQKVAQAVAVAIPMIAAAVDKIVEAFAKGGRLVYIGAGTSGRLGVLDAVECPPTFSVSDQQVIGIIAGGEGAMYKAVEGAEDDPALAIKDLQEIDFGADDVLVGIAASGRTPYVVSALEYARSRGAPAISVTCNPESAVTQAADIGICALVGPEALTGSTRMKSGSAQKMILNMLTTASMIRSGKSYENLMVDVNASNQKLYARAIRIVMQATDCDHQTARDALSNTGYKAKLAILHVLTGLDQQAGQALLDQQQGFLRRAVEQAKGDAK, encoded by the coding sequence ATGAGTGAGAAAGGCAATGACTGTATCCAAACAGAATCAGTGTTGTTGCAACAGTTAGATACTATGGTGTCAGAGGGCCGTAACCCCGACACCCTGGATATTGATTTACTTAACACCGAAGCCATATTGCAGAAGATTAATGCCGAAGACCAAAAGGTGGCGCAGGCGGTAGCTGTTGCCATTCCGATGATCGCGGCGGCCGTGGACAAGATTGTTGAGGCCTTCGCCAAAGGCGGGCGATTAGTCTATATCGGAGCCGGAACCAGCGGCCGTCTTGGTGTACTGGATGCCGTGGAGTGTCCACCCACATTCAGTGTGTCCGACCAGCAGGTGATAGGCATTATCGCTGGCGGTGAAGGTGCCATGTACAAGGCGGTGGAAGGTGCTGAGGATGATCCGGCGCTGGCCATAAAGGATTTGCAGGAGATAGATTTTGGTGCCGATGATGTACTGGTGGGGATTGCTGCCAGTGGCCGCACCCCTTATGTGGTATCGGCGCTGGAGTATGCCCGCAGCAGAGGTGCACCGGCTATTAGCGTGACCTGTAATCCTGAATCTGCCGTCACCCAAGCGGCCGATATCGGTATCTGTGCGCTGGTGGGACCGGAGGCCCTGACCGGCTCCACGCGGATGAAATCCGGCTCGGCACAAAAAATGATCCTGAATATGCTCACCACGGCCAGTATGATCCGCAGTGGCAAGAGTTATGAGAATCTGATGGTGGATGTTAATGCCAGCAATCAGAAACTCTATGCCCGCGCTATTCGTATTGTGATGCAGGCCACTGACTGTGATCATCAGACCGCCCGCGACGCCCTGAGCAATACAGGCTATAAGGCCAAGCTGGCGATACTGCATGTGTTGACCGGTCTTGACCAGCAAGCCGGTCAGGCGTTGTTGGATCAGCAACAGGGCTTTTTGCGCCGGGCTGTTGAGCAAGCCAAAGGAGATGCAAAATGA
- a CDS encoding sodium:solute symporter — translation MQSQFAWQDWLVFIAYFLVMAGTGWYYSRKKAATTADYFLAGNSMPVWMVAISVLATAQSAATFLGGPDQGYRNDFSYLATNIGAFIGALFVAAYLMPKFYQARVTTVYEMLEQRFGASAKRQAGLMYLFGRVFASGARLYLAAIAVSMILFADIQASSVITSVLILTLVGLAYSFVGGIRSVIVSDVIQCTVYVGAALFVIYFLYAAIPADFGEIIQALREPHDRELSKLTLLDFRLDFTSSGVFTFWSAISGFVLLNIAAFGMDQDMTQRMLSCKDAKKGASALIWSVVLVIPVMALFIIIGLLLYIYYQRPDLMMSADGQSVVPTFEGEQVTIFMYYVLNEIPVGVRGLVTVGVIAAALSTLNSGLNAMSSVLVQDLYRPMMQKLKPQHQEGHYVWAGQMGMVVAAAALAGMAILCFYWQQYSDMPLLAFALSVMVFSYSGLLGVYFTVLFTRRGSARSVLLALLSGFFVTLGLQPYILGLLLPQDMQFELGFTWQLCIGTAVAFAVCLAGNNNADSAVVGSQGAES, via the coding sequence ATGCAAAGCCAATTTGCCTGGCAGGACTGGCTGGTGTTCATCGCTTATTTTCTGGTGATGGCCGGTACTGGCTGGTATTACAGTCGTAAAAAAGCCGCGACCACCGCCGATTATTTTCTTGCCGGTAACAGCATGCCGGTATGGATGGTGGCAATTTCCGTACTGGCCACGGCGCAATCTGCGGCGACCTTTCTGGGAGGGCCGGATCAGGGCTATCGCAATGACTTCAGTTATCTGGCCACCAATATTGGTGCCTTTATTGGTGCCTTGTTTGTTGCCGCCTACCTGATGCCGAAGTTTTATCAGGCCCGGGTGACCACGGTGTATGAAATGCTGGAGCAACGCTTTGGTGCTTCCGCCAAACGACAGGCCGGACTGATGTATCTGTTCGGGCGGGTATTTGCCAGCGGTGCCAGGCTGTATCTGGCCGCGATAGCGGTTTCCATGATCCTGTTTGCCGATATTCAGGCCTCCAGTGTTATTACCTCGGTGCTGATTCTGACGCTGGTGGGGCTGGCGTACTCATTCGTTGGCGGGATTCGCTCGGTCATTGTCAGCGATGTGATCCAGTGTACTGTGTATGTGGGTGCGGCGTTGTTTGTGATCTACTTTTTGTATGCGGCTATACCGGCGGATTTTGGTGAAATTATTCAGGCTCTGCGTGAGCCCCATGATCGCGAGCTATCGAAATTGACACTGCTCGACTTCAGACTGGATTTTACCTCATCAGGGGTGTTTACCTTCTGGTCTGCCATCAGTGGATTTGTATTGCTGAATATTGCCGCCTTTGGCATGGACCAGGATATGACCCAGCGTATGCTCAGCTGCAAGGATGCCAAGAAGGGCGCCTCGGCACTGATTTGGTCAGTGGTGCTGGTGATTCCGGTAATGGCACTGTTTATTATCATCGGCCTGTTGCTGTACATCTATTATCAGCGCCCGGATCTGATGATGTCGGCCGACGGTCAGTCTGTGGTACCTACCTTTGAGGGCGAGCAGGTCACTATCTTTATGTACTACGTGCTCAATGAAATACCTGTTGGGGTGCGTGGGCTGGTAACGGTAGGTGTAATTGCCGCGGCGCTGTCGACCCTCAACTCCGGCCTTAATGCCATGTCATCTGTACTGGTTCAGGACTTGTACCGGCCGATGATGCAAAAGCTCAAACCCCAGCATCAGGAAGGTCACTATGTCTGGGCCGGGCAGATGGGTATGGTGGTGGCCGCTGCGGCACTGGCGGGTATGGCAATATTGTGTTTTTACTGGCAGCAGTATTCTGATATGCCCTTGCTGGCCTTTGCCCTGAGCGTAATGGTGTTCTCGTACAGTGGCCTGCTGGGAGTGTATTTTACCGTGCTCTTTACCCGCAGGGGCAGCGCCCGTTCTGTGTTACTGGCATTGTTAAGTGGCTTTTTTGTCACCTTAGGCCTGCAGCCCTATATTCTGGGCTTGCTGTTGCCACAAGATATGCAGTTTGAACTGGGTTTTACCTGGCAGTTGTGCATTGGCACAGCGGTCGCCTTCGCGGTTTGTCTGGCGGGTAATAATAACGCAGATTCGGCTGTTGTCGGATCTCAGGGAGCGGAGTCATGA
- a CDS encoding glycoside hydrolase family 3 protein: MTETEENTLRRAIAQKIVIDLRYFCQQQPAEPPCKKPMTTLPPQLAELISSTGIGGVILFADNLTDTEQMIRLNHDLQQAALNGVAGEPLLLTIDQEGGRVVRIPRHLGTSFGGNMAIGATFPEHGLYFAQKSGEVLGRELAALGFNVNHAPTVDVNVNPDNPVINVRSFGEKPQQVAELGLAQLMAMQNQGVAGTLKHFPGHGDTAVDSHTGLPRVEHDRQTIEQVDLLPFRYAIEQGAVDMIMTAHIQYPHLDSSEIENASGEKMLRPATLSRAILTDLLRRDMGFEGVIITDAMDMAGIAAFFDPTQATIETFRAGTDLVLMPVRLHTPAELRQLPRLIDRVVQAVKEGELDKHEILVSAARVKALKQKYISTGSLSVQQQVAQAKGILRHPDHLAVEQALSDAALTQVGEADISLPLKAEKLHLLMPDRSKCLAMQQALERHLSDLSITCTSMQTYLPEQDNQQMEDADILLVASITPAQSAVERGGMEDMQLVQAEALAHQDQQALIPQQIAGAKAAGKQVIFVSLRTPYEISQLAPEADLVLATYGYNTHVVPGTEASPQVHGPAFESLARFLAGKISATGQLPVSLSGTTD; encoded by the coding sequence ATGACAGAAACCGAAGAAAACACACTGCGCCGGGCCATTGCACAGAAAATTGTTATCGATCTGCGCTATTTCTGCCAGCAGCAGCCCGCCGAACCTCCCTGCAAAAAGCCGATGACCACTTTGCCCCCCCAACTGGCGGAGCTGATCAGCAGCACCGGCATAGGTGGCGTCATACTGTTTGCCGATAATCTCACCGACACTGAGCAGATGATTCGTCTTAATCATGACTTACAGCAGGCCGCATTAAATGGCGTGGCGGGCGAACCGCTGCTGCTCACCATTGATCAGGAAGGCGGCAGAGTAGTGCGCATTCCCCGCCACCTTGGTACATCCTTCGGCGGTAATATGGCCATCGGTGCAACCTTCCCTGAGCACGGCCTGTACTTTGCCCAAAAGAGCGGCGAGGTACTGGGCAGAGAACTGGCAGCACTGGGTTTTAATGTCAATCATGCGCCCACAGTCGATGTGAATGTGAATCCTGATAACCCGGTCATCAACGTACGCTCATTTGGCGAAAAGCCGCAACAGGTTGCCGAGCTGGGACTGGCTCAGCTGATGGCGATGCAAAACCAGGGTGTGGCAGGCACCCTCAAACACTTTCCCGGTCATGGCGATACTGCAGTAGACAGCCATACCGGCCTGCCCAGGGTTGAACACGATCGCCAGACCATAGAGCAGGTAGACCTGCTGCCCTTTCGTTACGCCATAGAGCAGGGCGCGGTGGATATGATCATGACCGCCCATATTCAGTATCCGCATCTGGACAGCAGTGAAATTGAAAATGCCAGCGGTGAGAAGATGCTCAGACCCGCGACCCTGTCACGGGCCATACTCACGGATCTGCTGCGCAGGGATATGGGCTTTGAGGGTGTCATCATTACCGATGCGATGGACATGGCCGGTATCGCCGCTTTTTTTGACCCCACTCAGGCGACCATCGAGACCTTCAGAGCCGGCACCGATCTGGTGCTGATGCCGGTCAGGCTGCATACCCCAGCGGAGCTCAGACAACTGCCCAGGCTGATTGACCGTGTTGTACAGGCTGTAAAAGAGGGCGAACTGGATAAACATGAGATCCTCGTCTCTGCTGCAAGGGTAAAGGCCCTTAAACAGAAATATATCAGCACCGGGTCTTTGTCTGTACAGCAGCAGGTTGCTCAGGCAAAAGGCATATTGCGCCACCCTGACCATCTGGCGGTGGAGCAGGCATTATCTGATGCGGCGCTGACTCAGGTGGGCGAAGCTGATATCAGTCTGCCTCTTAAAGCTGAGAAGCTGCACCTTCTGATGCCGGATCGCAGTAAATGCCTGGCCATGCAACAGGCGCTGGAAAGACATCTCAGCGATCTCAGTATCACCTGTACCAGCATGCAAACCTATCTGCCAGAGCAGGATAACCAGCAGATGGAGGATGCCGATATTCTGTTGGTCGCCAGTATCACGCCGGCGCAAAGTGCCGTGGAGCGCGGCGGTATGGAAGATATGCAACTGGTGCAGGCTGAAGCGCTGGCCCATCAGGACCAGCAGGCCTTAATCCCACAGCAGATTGCCGGGGCCAAAGCTGCCGGTAAACAAGTTATTTTTGTCAGTCTGCGCACCCCATATGAAATCAGTCAGCTTGCCCCTGAGGCCGATTTGGTGCTCGCGACCTATGGTTACAATACCCATGTGGTACCGGGCACCGAAGCCAGCCCTCAGGTGCATGGTCCGGCCTTTGAGTCTCTGGCCAGATTTTTGGCGGGCAAAATCAGCGCCACCGGCCAGCTGCCGGTAAGCCTCTCTGGCACAACCGATTAA
- a CDS encoding exo-beta-N-acetylmuramidase NamZ domain-containing protein encodes MKLLRMPHLASGLLLMISTILLGCTDSNTGTPKLQTGAAQTEAWLPLLKDKRVGLVVNQTSRVGEQHLVDLLLANQVKVQRIFAPEHGFRGDHDAGAKVDSGKDSKTGIELYSIYGKTRKPEPEAMADLDVVVFDIQDVGVRFYTYISSMHYMMEAAAEAGIPFVVLDRPNPNGDYVDGPVLEPEFASFVGMHPIPLVHGMTVGELAQMIVGESWLETDRFLDLKVIPVAGYQRDMTYKLPVKPSPNLPNYTAVRHYPSLGFFEPTVVSIGRGTDFPFQVIGHDSIYLTEGEAFSFTPRSIPGASTHPKFEDTQIKGMDLRDKPAQGLNLSYLLAWYQAFARQQQPFFTSQSFFDKLAGTDKLRKAMVAGETEAQIRASWQADLEAFVKARQPYLLYP; translated from the coding sequence ATGAAGCTGTTGCGCATGCCGCATCTGGCAAGTGGGTTGTTGCTGATGATCAGCACCATATTGCTGGGCTGTACGGACAGTAATACCGGGACACCGAAGTTACAAACCGGGGCCGCCCAGACCGAAGCCTGGTTGCCGCTGCTTAAAGATAAACGAGTGGGACTGGTGGTCAATCAGACTTCCAGAGTAGGTGAACAGCATCTGGTGGATCTGTTGCTGGCGAATCAGGTTAAGGTGCAGCGTATTTTCGCCCCTGAGCACGGTTTTCGCGGTGACCATGATGCCGGTGCCAAAGTTGATAGTGGCAAAGACAGCAAGACGGGTATCGAGCTCTACTCAATCTATGGCAAGACCCGCAAACCTGAGCCAGAGGCTATGGCGGATCTGGACGTGGTTGTTTTCGACATTCAGGACGTTGGGGTGCGCTTTTATACTTATATCAGTTCCATGCACTATATGATGGAAGCAGCCGCCGAAGCAGGGATTCCTTTTGTAGTGCTGGATCGCCCCAACCCCAACGGCGACTATGTTGACGGGCCGGTTTTGGAGCCTGAGTTTGCGTCTTTTGTGGGGATGCATCCGATACCCTTGGTTCATGGAATGACAGTGGGTGAACTGGCGCAGATGATTGTGGGTGAGAGCTGGCTGGAAACCGACAGGTTTCTGGACCTGAAGGTTATCCCCGTAGCAGGTTATCAACGGGATATGACTTACAAGTTGCCGGTTAAACCCAGCCCCAATTTACCTAACTATACCGCTGTGCGTCATTATCCGTCGCTGGGCTTTTTTGAGCCGACAGTGGTCAGTATTGGCCGGGGTACTGACTTTCCGTTTCAGGTTATAGGCCATGACAGCATTTATCTGACCGAGGGGGAAGCCTTTTCCTTTACGCCGCGCTCCATACCTGGCGCGTCGACCCATCCAAAGTTTGAGGACACCCAAATAAAGGGCATGGATTTGCGCGACAAGCCTGCTCAGGGATTAAATCTGAGTTATCTGCTGGCCTGGTATCAGGCATTTGCCCGTCAGCAACAGCCCTTTTTTACCAGTCAGAGCTTCTTCGATAAGCTCGCCGGCACAGATAAGCTCAGAAAAGCCATGGTGGCGGGCGAAACAGAAGCGCAGATCCGCGCCAGCTGGCAAGCGGACCTGGAGGCCTTTGTTAAGGCCAGACAGCCCTATTTGCTGTATCCCTGA